TGGCCCAGATAAGTGAATATAACCTAATTTGCCTTCTAAAATTGCAGAATTATTTTTGGAATAAAACTTGACCCTATGGATTTCATTTAAAGGCTTAAAAGATAAATTGTATTTTTTCTTAAAAAAAACTAGTGGGTCTTTCAAAGGTCGATACATAACTTTCATCCAACCTAGGGTATGATCAAAACCTTGTCCTCCGATTCTATCTTGAATTTCATAAATATCCGGTGTATAACCTAACCTACCTAATTCATAGGCACACATAAGTCCAGCAGCACCAGCACCGATAATAGCAATTCTTTTTTTGTCCTTCATAAAATCAGCCTCCCTATTTTAGTATTTGATAATATAAAAAATATATGTTTTTTTGTGATTAATTTATTGACAAAGGGGAAAATAATGTTATAATAAATATTGTCAGTGACTCACGGGGGTGTAGCTCAGTTGGGAGAGCGCTTGAATGGCATTCAAGAGGTCAGGGGTTCGATTCCCCTCATCTCCACCAAATTTAATAACATATTGATACGAAAGATAGAAGCCTTGAGAAATCAGGGCTTTTTTGTTTTGTTGTGTAAATAGACTTAGAGGCGAGGGGAATCTGATAGAAAAATTATCGCCCAAAAGAAGGAAAAGGCTCTTTGCCAAAACTTTAATTACAGTAATGAAGAATTCTATTTCTAAACCTATCAAAGTTTTTAAAGCCGAAGGCATGTAAAAATACAAAGAGTTGCAAAAATAAAATACAATAAAAAAACTGGAAAAAAGTCATTGCCAACATCCCTAAAATAAACTACCCTTTAGTTGACTAGGCTAAAGGGGGTAGAAAGGAATGTTAACAATGACTCAAGTTAAGGGTACCAGAAAGATTGACTCTGTTGTTCTAATTTATCATATGCTATTTATGCTTTTTTTTGTTATTGGTTGTTATCCCAAATTTTATATATTCATTTTTTACCAAAGATACCCTTGTAAAATCATAAATTTTTATAATCATACATTATCTTTTCAATATAATCCTTTAATGAAAATCTTATATTTCCATCCCTGCCTTCTGTTGTTTCGGCACATATAAGAGAATTTAATATTGCCTCTTCAACTGCCTCAACTGCACCTTTAAAAGCAATATCAATCATATTATCATTCAACATTTTAATAGCTATTTCTCCATCTTCTTCATAGTGCTTAATCCTATTTTGAGTAGTAAAGGCAATTATAATATCACCACTTCCATTTCCTAAGTAAGACCCAGTCCTAACAATTCCTGCTCCTCCTCTTTTACATAATCTCCTTAATTGTCGTTCGGACATTGGAGCATCAGTTGCAAGTATAACTATAATTGAGCCTCTTTCTTTTTCACTTTCATCTCTTTCATCTATTTTTTTAATTGATTTTCCTACTTTCTTTCCATCAAGTAAAAAATCTTCCATAGTACCAAAATTTGATAAGACAAGAGCACCTATTGTATATTCTTTACTTTTTATATTAAATTTCCTTGAAGCCGAACCTATACCTCCCTTAAGTCCAAAACAACTCATACCTGTTCCTGCACCCACAGATCCCTCTACAAAATCTATGCATGCATTATTTATAGCCTCAAAAATATGTTCTTTTTTAATGTGTCTTCCTCTTATGTCATTTAAAAATCCATCATTACATTCACATATAACAGGATTTACAGTTCCTGTTGTATAACCTATATCTTCATTATTTATAAGCATATATTCAATTAATGCATCGGCTGCTATTCCTATATTTAATGTATTTGTTAATATTATAGGTGTCTCAATAGTTCCAAGTTCATTTATTTGAATAATACCTATCGCTTTTCCAAATCCATTTAAAACATAGCTTGCTGCCATAACTTTCTCTTTGAATAAATTAGCCTCATGAGGTAAAATTGCTGTAACTCCAGTTTTAATATTTCCATAATTTAAAGTTACGTGTCCAACCTTAACTCCTTTCACATCACTTATTTTATTCTTTTCTCCAGTTTCAAGTTTTCCAATCTTAATACCATAGTCACTTATTTTTTTAACCACTGCCATCTCTCCCTTAAATTTGCAATTAACAATATCATAAAAGTTAACAGACATATGATACGGTTCACCGCCAACAAAACACTTGCAAAAAATCTTTCTATGCCTCTTTTAATTATCTGAGCATTATCATGCTCTATATATTCCCATTTCTATTAAATCATTAGAGATATTAATATTAAATTCATACGTTTTTAACTCTTTTTTACCAAGTTTATACGCTTTTTT
This genomic interval from Anaerobranca californiensis DSM 14826 contains the following:
- a CDS encoding P1 family peptidase, giving the protein MAVVKKISDYGIKIGKLETGEKNKISDVKGVKVGHVTLNYGNIKTGVTAILPHEANLFKEKVMAASYVLNGFGKAIGIIQINELGTIETPIILTNTLNIGIAADALIEYMLINNEDIGYTTGTVNPVICECNDGFLNDIRGRHIKKEHIFEAINNACIDFVEGSVGAGTGMSCFGLKGGIGSASRKFNIKSKEYTIGALVLSNFGTMEDFLLDGKKVGKSIKKIDERDESEKERGSIIVILATDAPMSERQLRRLCKRGGAGIVRTGSYLGNGSGDIIIAFTTQNRIKHYEEDGEIAIKMLNDNMIDIAFKGAVEAVEEAILNSLICAETTEGRDGNIRFSLKDYIEKIMYDYKNL